The proteins below are encoded in one region of Homo sapiens chromosome 2, GRCh38.p14 Primary Assembly:
- the SSB gene encoding lupus La protein: MAENGDNEKMAALEAKICHQIEYYFGDFNLPRDKFLKEQIKLDEGWVPLEIMIKFNRLNRLTTDFNVIVEALSKSKAELMEISEDKTKIRRSPSKPLPEVTDEYKNDVKNRSVYIKGFPTDATLDDIKEWLEDKGQVLNIQMRRTLHKAFKGSIFVVFDSIESAKKFVETPGQKYKETDLLILFKDDYFAKKNEERKQNKVEAKLRAKQEQEAKQKLEEDAEMKSLEEKIGCLLKFSGDLDDQTCREDLHILFSNHGEIKWIDFVRGAKEGIILFKEKAKEALGKAKDANNGNLQLRNKEVTWEVLEGEVEKEALKKIIEDQQESLNKWKSKGRRFKGKGKGNKAAQPGSGKGKVQFQGKKTKFASDDEHDEHDENGATGPVKRAREETDKEEPASKQQKTENGAGDQ; encoded by the exons TATTATTTTGGCGACTTCAATTTGCCACGGGACAAGTTTCTAAAGGAACAGATAAAACTGGATGAAGGCTGGGTACCTTTGGAGataatgataaaattcaacag GTTGAACCGTCTAACAACAGACTTTAATGTAATTGTGGAAGCATTGAGCAAATCCAAGGCAGAACTCATGGAAATCAGTGAAGATAAAACTAAAATCAGAAGGTCTCCAAGCAAACCCCTACCTGAAGTGACTGATGAGtataaaaatgatgtaaaaaaCAGATCTGTTTATATT AAAGGCTTCCCAACTGATGCAACTCTTGATGACATAAAAGAATGGTTAGAAGATAAAGGTCAAGTACTAAATATTCAGATGAGAAGAACATTGCATAAAGCATTTAAG GGATcaatttttgttgtgtttgatagcattgaatctgctAAGAAATTTGTAGAGACCCCTGGCCAGAAGTACAAAGAAACAGACCTGCTAATACTTTTCAA GGACGATTACTTtgccaaaaaaaatgaagaaagaaaacaaaataaagtggaAGCTAAATTAAGAGCTAAACA ggagcaagaagcaaaacaaaagttAGAAGAAGATGCTGAAATG aaatctcTAGAAGAAAAGATTGGATGCTTGCTGAAATTTTCGGGTGATTTAGATGATCAGACCTGTAGAGAAGATTTACACATACTTTTCTCAAATCATGGTGAAATAAAATGGATAGACTTCGTCAGAGGAGCAAAAGAG GGGATaattctatttaaagaaaaagccaAGGAAGCATTGGGTAAAGCCAAAGATGCAAATAATGGTAACCTACAATTAAGGAACAAAGAAGTGACTTGGGAAGTACTAGAAGGAGAGGTGGAAAAAGAAGcactgaagaaaataatagaagacCAACAAGAATCCCTAAACAAATGGAAGTCAAAAG GTCGTAgatttaaaggaaaaggaaagggtaATAAAGCTGCCCAGCCTGGGTCTGGTAAAGGAAAAGTACAGTTTCAGGGCAAGAAAACGAAATTTGCTAGTGATGATGAACATGATGAACATGATGAAAATGGTGCAACTG GACCTGTGAAAAGAGcaagagaagaaacagacaaagaagAACCTGcatccaaacaacagaaaacagaaaatggtgCTGGAGACCAGTAG